A DNA window from Arachis duranensis cultivar V14167 chromosome 3, aradu.V14167.gnm2.J7QH, whole genome shotgun sequence contains the following coding sequences:
- the LOC107476753 gene encoding uncharacterized protein LOC107476753, whose product MANLVPGVLLKLMQHMNTDIKVGGEHRSSLLQVVSIVPALAGTGDDLDLFSNHGFYLKVSDSSHATYVSLPDEDDDLILSDKIQLGQYVFVERLEPASPVPILHGVRPVPGRHPCVGTPQDIVANATKNNSPGLFLGKGAKVDMNNSGFCSGNGDAAERSKTNPKSYVKREKQEEKKPVMFGNGRSKSPMTKTGGDIGVEVKKEPLARLKSLNSSSRSVTPSSPSSCYSLPTSFEKFANGVKQQASIKGARGASSPNGKRIVMGNPIRNLVQGIELGAKVLRKSWEGNIMEVKTKERPKLRAAKCDPKQEVLSSTPRRSTSSEKLASKEEGKIQAPTKSSKEEHKAQTSTKKVSANGTVEEQEKSSKTRVSIGKKSSEVSKTGFPGNLVKVFPNSRKVTDASVQWSSLPSSIAKLGREVMRYRDAAQMAATEALQEASAAESLLQCLSLYAELSNSAKEQNPQPTIEQFLTLHSSLNSSRTIADSLSKPIPDASSPDYESSTMEEALKVKSHIQKLATSWIQGALATNLSSFSVYNLEPQPSKLQASSNSQNQKNILGSSKPMLILENSCEDTSSKSHGKTRPITKLASQGTPRKSVDGLANGHNKQLVQPLPQWTKGNGLDEVVNLADMLQLRSRDWFLGFVERFLDTDGDISLSNNGEIAGMLGQLKSVNDWLDGIGSEKNEGEVPCQIPAETIERLRKKIYEYLLTHVESAAAALTAGSQPSLEIQTKETKSKR is encoded by the exons ATGGCAAATCTTGTTCCTGGGGTGCTTTTGAAACTGATGCAGCACATGAACACAGATATCAAAGTTGGTGGTGAACACAGGTCATCACTTCTTCAAGTTGTGAGCATTGTTCCAGCACTTGCAGGCACTGGTGATGATCTTGATCTCTTCTCAAACCATGGATTCTACCTAAAGGTCTCTGATTCATCTCATGCAACCTATGTTTCTCTTcctgatgaagatgatgatctCATTCTCAGTGACAAAATCCAACTTGGCCagtatgtgtttgttgaaaggCTTGAACCAGCTTCCCCTGTTCCTATTCTTCATGGTGTTAGACCTGTCCCTGGTAGACACCCTTGTGTTGGAACACCACAAGATATTGTTGCAAATGCAACCAAAAACAACTCACCTGGATTGTTCCTTGGCAAAGGTGCTAAGGTTGATATGAATAACAGTGGTTTCTGTTCTGGTAATGGTGATGCAGCAGAGAGATCAAAGACAAACCCAAAATCTTATGTTAAGAGGGAAAAACAGGAAGAGAAGAAACCAGTGATGTTTGGTAATGGCAGGTCTAAATCTCCTATGACAAAAACAGGAGGAGATATTGGTGTTGAGGTGAAGAAGGAGCCATTGGCAAGATTGAAGTCCTTGAATTCAAGTTCAAGGTCTGTTACTCCTTCTTCACCAAGTAGTTGCTATTCACTGCCTACTTCTTTTGAGAAGTTTGCAAATGGGGTGAAGCAGCAGGCAAGTATCAAGGGTGCCCGTGGGGCGAGTTCTCCGAACGGGAAGAGGATTGTGATGGGGAATCCAATCAGGAATTTGGTTCAGGGAATTGAGCTTGGTGCTAAGGTTCTGAGAAAGAGTTGGGAAGGGAATATCATGGAGGTCAAGACTAAAGAGAGACCTAAATTAAGGGCAGCCAAGTGTGATCCTAAACAAGAAGTTCTTAGTTCT ACTCCTAGGAGAAGTACTTCAAGTGAAAAGTTGGCCTCTAAGGAAGAGGGTAAGATTCAAGCACCCACAAAGTCCtctaaagaagaacacaaggctCAAACATCTACAAAGAAAGTTAGTGCTAATGGAACTGTGGAGGAACAAGAAAAGTCAAGCAAGACAAGAGTTTCCATTGGAAAGAAATCATCTGAGGTTTCTAAAACTGGATTCCCCGGGAACTTGGTCAAGGTTTTTCCAAATAGTAGAAAAGTGACAGATGCAAGTGTACAATGGTCTTCACTCCCCTCATCAATTGCAAAGCTTGGAAGG GAAGTGATGAGGTACAGAGATGCAGCACAGATGGCAGCAACAGAGGCTTTGCAAGAGGCTTCTGCTGCAGAGAGTTTGCTACAATGTCTAAG TTTATATGCAGAACTAAGCAATTCTGCTAAAGAACAAAACCCGCAGCCCACGATAGAGCAGTTCTTAACTCTTCATTCAAGCCTGAATAGTTCACGAACAATTGCTGACTCGTTATCTAAACCAATTCCAGATGCTTCATCTCCGGATTACGAAAGTAGCACAATGGAAGAAGCACTAAAAGTCAAATCACATATACAGAAACTTGCAACTTCATGGATCCAGGGTGCCTTAGCCACCAATCTATCATCCTTTTCTGTCTACAATCTAGAACCTCAGCCATCCAAGCTTCAAGCTTCAAGCAATTCTCAAAATCAAAAGAACATCCTCGGAAGTAGTAAGCCAATGTTGATCCTTGAGAATTCATGTGAAGACACTTCGTCAAAATCTCACGGAAAAACTCGCCCTATTACCAAGCTTGCCTCGCAAGGAACTCCACGAAAATCAGTCGATGGGTTAGCAAACGGGCACAACAAGCAACTAGTCCAACCTCTACCACAATGGACTAAAGGAAATGGCCTTGATGAGGTGGTTAATTTGGCTGACATGCTGCAATTAAGGTCTAGAGACTGGTTTCTTGGATTTGTTGAGAGATTCTTGGACACTGATGGGGACATTAGTTTGTCAAATAATGGTGAAATTGCGGGCATGCTGGGTCAACTAAAGAGTGTGAATGATTGGTTGGATGGGATAGGATCAGAGAAGAATGAGGGAGAGGTACCATGCCAGATACCAGCAGAGACAATTGAGAGGTTGAGGAAGAAAATATATGAGTATCTTCTTACACatgttgaatctgctgctgctgcACTCACTGCTGGATCACAACCATCACTTGAGAtccaaacaaaagaaacaaaatccaAAAGGTGA
- the LOC107476756 gene encoding 3beta-hydroxysteroid-dehydrogenase/decarboxylase: MAAAVDDRFADLQNPKTCVVLGGRGFLGRSLVLKLLNFGNWIVRVADSAESIQLHASESLLSDALSSARASYFHLELRDKLNVAKVLEGASVVFYMDVAGLNPNYFYSCYTLIVQGAKNVISACRECKVKRLIYNSSADVVFDGFHDIHNGDESLPYPWKIENVLSDFKAQAEALILSANDIDGLLTCALRPCNVFGPGDTEFVPFFLDLARFGFAKYIIGTGDNMSDFTFYENVAHAHICAEEALNFQTVSVAGKAFFITNFEPMKFWEFLSLLLEGLGYQRPLTKLPVNLVQFVLSVLKWMHDKLGSGGFSYPLLVHFFQLATHTRTFSCTAARRELAYLPIISLEEGITLTIDSFSHLARELSISGCCDSTEQSKAAKLLGGGKVADVLLWRNEKTSFACFIVMVLLFYWSFLSGSTFISSAAKFLMLVTFLLFGWGTLPANLFGFQTKRISSSSFKISNSEMKGSVTTTVNQWNNNYKTIRRLRQGEDWLTFFKIAIPLYFLKLILSAHKLTTFVGIGLVFAFTAFFIYEQYQSEIDLLAEILFAQLNALMRYLMRVLSDLTSRLLQKFGKARSYKEPEVKELR; this comes from the exons ATGGCGGCGGCGGTGGACGACAGGTTCGCCGATTTGCAGAACCCTAAGACGTGCGTCGTTTTGGGCGGCAGAGGCTTCCTCGGTAGATCGCTGGTACTTAAGCTTCTCAATTTCGGTAACTGGATCGTCCGAGTCGCCGATTCCGCCGAGTCAATTCAGCTCCACGCTTCCGAGTCTCTTCTCTCTGATGCTCTCTCTTCTGCTCGCGCCTCTTACTTCCACCTCGAACTTAGGGATAAACTCAACGTAGCCAAAG TTCTCGAAGGTGCTTCGGTTGTCTTTTATATGGATGTTGCTGGCCTGAATCCGAATTACTTCTATAGTTGCTATACTCTTATAGTGCAAG GTGCCAAGAATGTCATTAGTGCTTGCAGAGAATGTAAAGTGAAACGTCTGATTTATAACAGCTCTGCAGATGTAGTATTTGATGGTTTCCATGATATACATAATGGAGATGAATCATTGCCATATCCATGGAAA ATTGAAAACGTGTTAAGTGACTTTAAGGCTCAAGCAGAGGCATTGATCCTCAGTGCCAATGACATTGATGGCTTGTTGACATGTGCTCTTCGTCCTTGTAATGTTTTTGGACCTGGTGACACGGAGTTTGTGCCATTTTTTCTTGACTTGGCAAGATTTGGATTTGCAAAG TATATTATAGGGACTGGCGATAATATGTCAGACTTTACCTTTTATGAGAATGTTGCTCATGCCCATATATGTGCAGAAGAAGCCTTAAACTTTCAAACAGTCTCTGTGGCTGGAAAG GcattttttattactaattttgagcctatgaAGTTCTGGGAATTTCTCTCACTTTTGTTGGAAGGTCTTGGATATCAAAG GCCACTCACCAAACTTCCTGTCAATTTGGTGCAATTCGTTCTCTCAGTTTTAAAGTGGATGCATGACAAGTTGGGGTCCGGAGGCTTCAGTTATCCTTTgttagttcatttttttcagttAGCAACACACACCAGAACTTTCAGCTGCACCGCCGCTCGGAGAGAACTTGCATACTTACCAATAATCTCCCTTGAG GAAGGGATCACATTAACCATAGATTCGTTCTCTCATCTAGCCAGAGAGCTATCTATTTCAGGATGCTGTGATTCCACTGAACAGTCAAAAGCAGCTAAACTGCTTGGAGGTGGAAAAG TGGCTGATGTTTTGTTGTGGAGAAATGAAAAGACATCCTTCGCATGTTTCATTGTGATGGTTTTGTTATTTTACTGGTCTTTCCTCTCTGGAAGTACTTTTATATCATCTGCTGCCAAATTCTTGATGCTTGTCACATTTCTTCTCTTTGGATGGGGTACTCTACCAGCAAACCT ATTTGGGTTTCAAACAAAAAGGATATCCTCCTCTAGTTTTAAGATATCTAATTCAGAAATGAAAGGTTCAGTTACAACTACAGTGAATCAGTGGAACAACAATTATAAAACTATAAGGAGACTGCGTCAAGGGGAAGACTGGTTGACGTTCTTCAAG ATTGCAATTCCACTTTACTTTCTGAAGTTGATCTTGTCAGCGCATAAGTTGACAACATTTGTAGGGATAG GTTTGGTATTTGCATTCACTGCATTTTTTATTTACGAGCAATACCAATCAGAAATTGATTTATTAGCGGAAATTCTTTTCGCTCAGTTGAATGCACTCATGAGATACTTGATGCGTGTTTTATCTGATTTGACTTCGCGTCTTCTGCAAAAATTTGGCAAGGCTCGGTCTTACAAGGAACCAGAAGTAAAGGAACTAAGATAG
- the LOC107476755 gene encoding probable hydroxyacylglutathione hydrolase 2, chloroplastic: MLSKPSSAMPTFPSSSEDRNGFCVWPDVRQLCIRKSLLYGVMRLFSLPLKTLRGASRSLRVDQFCSVVNISSSLQIELVPCLGDNYAYLLHDTDTGTVGVVDPSEAAPIIDVLSKKDRNLTYILNTHYHHDHTGGNTELKERYGAKVIGSEVDNDKIPGIDISLSDGDTWMFAGHEVLIMATPGHTQDHISFYFPGSGAIFTGDTLFSLSCGKLFEGTAEQMLSSLKKIMSLPDNTNIYCGHEHTLSNSEFALSIEPENEELQLYAAHVAHLRNKGLPTIPTTLKVEKACNPFLRTFSTKIRRKLNIAVTADDAEALRIIRQAKDNF, from the exons ATGCTCTCTAAGCCTTCTTCTGCAATGCCCACCTTCCCTTCTTCCTCTGAG GATAGAAATGGCTTCTGCGTGTGGCCGGATGTGAGACAACTTTGCATTCGAAAGAGTCTTCTATACGGAGTTATGAGACTCTTTTCTTTACCATTGAAAACACTGCGCGGAGCGAGTCGGTCGCTGAGAGTAGACCAGTTCTGCAGTGTAGTGAACATTTCCTCCTCATTGCAGATTGAATTG GTGCCTTGCCTTGGGGACAATTATGCATACCTTTTACATGATACAGACACCGGGACAGTTGGTGTCGTTGATCCTTCTGAAGCGGCACCTATCATAGATGTTTTGAGCAAGAAAGATCGAAATTTGACGTATATACTGAACACTCACTACCATCATGATCACACTGGTGGGAATACAGAGTTGAAAGAAAGGTATGGGGCAAAG GTAATTGGTTCGGAAGTAGACAATGACAAAATTCCCGGAATCGATATCTCTTTGAGTGATGGAGATACATGGATGTTTGCAGGCCATGAGGTCCTTATAATGGCTACACCTGGTCACACCCAAG ATCACATAAGTTTCTATTTCCCTGGATCCGGAGCGATTTTCACAGGAGACACCTTGTTCAGCCTATCATGTGGCAAGCTCTTCGAAGGAACTGCTGAACAG ATGTTATCTTCTCTTAAAAAGATCATGTCTTTGCCGGATAATACAAATATATACTGTGGCCATGAGCACACACTG AGTAATTCTGAGTTTGCATTGTCTATAGAACCCGAAAACGAGGAACTTCAATTGTATGCTGCACATGTGGCACACCTTAGGAATAAAGGCTTGCCGACG ATTCCAACTACGTTGAAGGTAGAAAAGGCTTGCAATCCATTCCTTCGCACGTTTAGCACCAAAATCCGGCGGAAGTTAAATATTGCAGTCACGGCAGATGATGCAGAAGCGCTGCGAATTATCCGGCAAGCGAAggataatttttag
- the LOC107476754 gene encoding calreticulin-3, with translation MSEMGNLSKQLLMLFLFLFATLHFPSSSFAEVFFEERFEDGWKSRWVLSDWKRSEGKAGTFKHTAGKWPGDPDDKGLQTYNDAKHYAISAKIPELSNKNKTLVVQYSIRFEQDIECGGGYIKLLSGYVNQKKFGGDTPYSLMFGPDICGTQTKKLHLILSYQGQNYPIRKDLQCETDKMTHFYTFILRPDASYSVLVDNRERDSGSMYTDWDILPPRKIKDVNAKKPADWDDREYIEDPNEVKPEGYDSIPAEIPDPKAKKPADWDEDEDGLWKPSKVPNPAYKGPWKRKKIKNPNYKGKWKIPWIDNPEFEDDPDLYVLKPIKYVGIEVWQVKAGSIFDNILLCDDPQYAKQIVDEYMANNKEAEKEAFEEAEKERKAREEEEAQRAREEGEKRRRERDHKYGDRRRRRRPDPHEYMDYHDEL, from the exons ATGAGTGAGATGGGTAATCTCAGCAAGCAGCTTCTTATgctctttcttttcctctttgcaACTCttcacttcccttcttcttccttcgcTGAGGTCTTCTTCGAAGAGAGGTTCGAAG ATGGATGGAAGAGTCGTTGGGTTTTATCAGATTGGAAAAGGAGTGAAGGAAAAGCTGGTACCTTTAAGCACACTGCAGGAAAATGGCCTGGAGATCCTGATGACAAAG GTCTCCAAACATATAATGATGCCAAGCATTATGCCATATCTGCGAAGATACCAGAGTTGAGCAACAAGAACAAGACACTGGTGGTCCAGTATTCTATTAGGTTTGAGCAGGACATTGAATGCGGCGGTGGTTACATCAAGCTTCTTTCTGGTTATGTCAATCAGAAGAAGTTTGGTGGGGATACTCCGTATAG TCTGATGTTTGGACCAGATATATGCGGCACACAGACCAAAAAGCTGCATCTTATACTATCATACCAGGGGCAGAACTACCCCATTAGAAAGGATTTACAATGTGAAACAGACAAAATGACTCATTTCTATACATTTATTCTAAGGCCTGATGCCTCTTATAGTGTCCTTGTTGATAATCGAGAAAGAGACTCTGGAAGCATGTATACAGATTGGGACATCCTTCCTCCAAGGAAGATCAAGGATGTCAATGCCAAAAAG CCGGCAGACTGGGATGATAGAGAGTACATTGAAGATCCTAATGAAGTCAAACCAGAG GGGTATGATTCAATCCCAGCTGAAATTCCTGATCCTAAAGCCAAGAAG CCTGCTGACTgggatgaggatgaagatgGACTATGGAAGCCCTCCAAAGTGCCCAATCCAGCATACAAAGGGCCATGGAAACGCAAG AAAATCAAGAACCCCAATTACAAGGGAAAGTGGAAGATCCCATGGATTGACAACCCAG AATTCGAGGACGATCCTGATCTTTATGTGTTGAAACCAATAAAATATGTGGGCATCGAAGTGTGGCAG GTGAAGGCTGGTTCAATTTTCGACAATATTTTACTTTGTGATGACCCACAGTATGCAAAGCAAATTGTGGATGAATATATGGCTAATAATAAAGAG gctgaaaaagaagCTTTTGAAGAAgcagaaaaggaaagaaaggcTAGGGAAGAAGAG GAGGCGCAAAGAGCAAGAGAAGAGGGCGagaagaggaggagggagaGGGATCATAAATATGGAGATAGGCGGCGCCGTAGAAGG CCGGATCCCCATGAGTACATGGATTATCAT GATGAACTTTGA